Genomic segment of Chitinophaga varians:
TGCGGGTGCGGGGATGGATAAAGCCCAGTTGCTGTGCGTGGAGCGCATGCCGGGGGATGATCTCAAAGCAGTTTTCCACAAACTGTTTGTATTTGGCGAAAATAGTCCCTTTCAGGATGCGGTTGCCGCCGTAGGTGTCATCATTAAAAAGGGAGTGCCCGATATGTTGCATATGCACACGTATCTGGTGGGTACGGCCTGTTTCAAGGCGGCACTCTACCATGGTGACATAGTTATAACGTTCCAGTACACGGTAGTGCGTAATGGCTTCTTTGCCGTACTCCCCGTCGGGATAGGCGTCCATGATCTTGCGCAGGCGCTGGTGACGGCCAACGTGGGCCACTACGGTGCCTTCGTCTTCTTCAAAATCACCCCATACCAGGGCTATATAACGACGGTGAACGGTGTGGTCAAAAAACTGTTTGGCCAGGTCGGTCATGGCTTTTTCAGACTTGGCCACTACCAGCAGGCCGGAAGTGTTTTTATCGATGCGGTGCACCAGCCCGAAACGTGGGATTTCAGGAGTGGTGGCCTGTGTTTTATCGCCAAGGTACCAGGAAAGGCCGTTGACCAGCGTGCCGGTATAATTGCCGCAACCGGGGTGTACCACCATGCCGGCGGGCTTGTCGATGATCAGCACATCATCGTCTTCATAAACGATATTGAGCGGTAATTCTTCCGGCAGCACTTCTGTGCTTTCGGGGTTTTTGTTGGAGAATACAATGATCCTGTCCAGCGGCCTGATCTTGTAGTTGGCTTTAACGGGCTTGTCGTTTACCAACACCATCTCCGTGTCCAGTGCGTTCTGGACCTTGTTGCGGGTAATGCCTTCAATACGGGCGGTCAGGAACTTGTCGATACGGACCGGCTCCTGGCCCTTGTCCACCACCATGTTGATCTTTTCATACAGTTCCTCACTGCCCTCCCCGTTTTCCAGCTCGTCTTCCAGTTCCAGCAATTCTTCAGCCATTACAGAAAATTTTGGCAAAGGTAAATAAAATGCGGGTAGTGCTCACTGAGACACATCGCTTGTGTATTTTATTAAACACGCAAAAAGAGCGGATATATTACAGATCCTCAACGGGGCTGGTGATAACAGCCATCCGGCAAATAAGCCGGGGAGGCCTGTCCCCGGCCGGACATTACAGAAAAATGACATCTGCGGCAGGTCGGGGAGCCTGGGGCCTTCACCAGGCCTCCGGATGCCCAATGAAGAAGCATCCTGTAATGCCTGGCATCATCTGCCGTATTGATACGCCTTAGCACTTTGTTTTATATCTTTGCAGGATGAGATTTTTCTCTTTAAAACGTGGACCATTCAGTCCGGAAAAAGCATAGGAGTGTAAGCACTTTTCAGTATGGAAAAGCAGGAAATTATCGTCAGGGACCTTGGCAAAATAGATTATCAGGAAGCCTGGGACTACCAGGAACAGCTATTGAAGGAAAATGTGCAACTGAAGGCCCAAACACCCGACCAGTGGCCGAAACCAACCACCAACTACCTTCTTTTCTGTGAACATCCGCCGGTATATACGCTGGGTAAAAGCGGGCACATGGAAAATCTGCTGCTGAGCCAGGAAGAGTTGCAGCAACAGGGGATAGGCTTCGTGCCGACCAACCGCGGCGGCGACATTACCTTCCACGGTCCCGGCCAGATAGTGGGGTATCCCATCATCGACCTCGAAAATTTTTTCACGGATATCGGCAAGTACCTGCGTTACCTCGAAGAGGTAGTGATCCGCACGCTGGCGGAATATGGTGTCACCGGCGACCGGTCACCGGGAGAAACAGGTGTATGGCTCGATCCGCACGATAAAGCCAAAGCCCGTAAAATCTGTGCCATGGGCGTACGCTGCAGCCGCTGGGTAACCATGCACGGCTTTGCCCTCAATGTGAATACACATATGCATTACTTCGATAACATCATTGCATGCGGTATCGCAGATAAACAAGTGGCTTCACTGGACAAGGAATTGGGCCGCCAG
This window contains:
- a CDS encoding RluA family pseudouridine synthase produces the protein MAEELLELEDELENGEGSEELYEKINMVVDKGQEPVRIDKFLTARIEGITRNKVQNALDTEMVLVNDKPVKANYKIRPLDRIIVFSNKNPESTEVLPEELPLNIVYEDDDVLIIDKPAGMVVHPGCGNYTGTLVNGLSWYLGDKTQATTPEIPRFGLVHRIDKNTSGLLVVAKSEKAMTDLAKQFFDHTVHRRYIALVWGDFEEDEGTVVAHVGRHQRLRKIMDAYPDGEYGKEAITHYRVLERYNYVTMVECRLETGRTHQIRVHMQHIGHSLFNDDTYGGNRILKGTIFAKYKQFVENCFEIIPRHALHAQQLGFIHPRTRKQMYFESPLPEDFTQVLEKWRRYTTARPLQEEEGKQQKWED
- the lipB gene encoding lipoyl(octanoyl) transferase LipB, yielding MEKQEIIVRDLGKIDYQEAWDYQEQLLKENVQLKAQTPDQWPKPTTNYLLFCEHPPVYTLGKSGHMENLLLSQEELQQQGIGFVPTNRGGDITFHGPGQIVGYPIIDLENFFTDIGKYLRYLEEVVIRTLAEYGVTGDRSPGETGVWLDPHDKAKARKICAMGVRCSRWVTMHGFALNVNTHMHYFDNIIACGIADKQVASLDKELGRQVPEEEVKAKLKKHFAEVFGAAII